In Sphingomonas sp. PAMC26645, one DNA window encodes the following:
- a CDS encoding fructose bisphosphate aldolase — MNDMMATRMACAKGFLAALDQSGGSTPGALRSYGVDDGDYSDDGEMFRLIHEMRVRIMTAPAFRDDRIIAAILFEATMDEDVSGKPTPAFLWEDRGIVPFLKVDKGLEAEADGVSLMKAMPALDATLERAVRLGIHGTKMRSTIRLASRSGISAIVAQQFEVAARIAGHGLMPILEPEILIRSPDKAEAEDILLDELLRSADDLPDGRRIMVKLTLPEKANHYERLIRHDRVVRVVALSGGYGRDEACKRLAVNDGLIASFSRALIGDLRRSMNDSTFDAVLASAIEQIFQASTVKVGSA; from the coding sequence ATGAACGACATGATGGCGACGCGGATGGCATGCGCGAAGGGTTTTCTCGCGGCCCTTGATCAGAGCGGGGGTTCGACCCCGGGCGCGCTGAGATCGTACGGCGTGGACGATGGCGACTACAGCGACGACGGAGAGATGTTCCGTCTCATCCACGAGATGCGCGTGCGGATCATGACCGCCCCGGCGTTTCGCGACGATCGCATCATCGCGGCGATCCTGTTCGAGGCCACGATGGATGAGGACGTAAGCGGCAAGCCGACCCCAGCATTCCTCTGGGAGGATCGGGGCATCGTTCCGTTTCTGAAGGTCGACAAGGGGCTCGAGGCGGAAGCCGACGGCGTCAGCCTGATGAAGGCGATGCCTGCTCTCGACGCGACGCTCGAGCGCGCCGTACGACTTGGGATCCATGGCACCAAGATGCGCTCCACCATACGTCTCGCATCGCGGAGCGGCATTTCTGCGATCGTAGCGCAGCAGTTCGAGGTTGCTGCTCGGATCGCAGGCCACGGCCTGATGCCGATCCTCGAACCGGAGATCCTGATCCGGAGCCCGGACAAGGCGGAGGCAGAGGACATTCTGCTGGACGAACTTCTGCGCTCGGCGGACGATCTCCCGGACGGTCGCAGGATCATGGTCAAGCTGACGCTGCCCGAGAAGGCGAACCATTACGAACGGCTGATCCGCCACGACCGCGTCGTGCGGGTCGTTGCCCTATCTGGAGGCTACGGACGCGACGAGGCTTGTAAGCGTCTGGCGGTCAACGACGGACTGATCGCGAGCTTTTCGCGCGCGCTCATAGGGGACCTGCGTCGGAGCATGAACGATTCGACGTTCGATGCTGTGCTTGCGTCCGCGATCGAGCAGATCTTTCAGGCGTCCACCGTCAAGGTCGGCTCGGCATAG
- a CDS encoding phosphoketolase family protein, with product MTDASMETPPLSPQEGELLNRYWHAANYLSVGQIYLMDNPLLREPLRKEDVKPRLLGHWGTTPGLNFIYVHLNRMIRQRDLDILYICGPGHGGPGMVANTWLEGSYTDIYPAITQDASGMKELFRQFSFPGGIPSHAAPETPGSIHEGGELGYSLVHAYGAAFDNPDLVVACVIGDGEAETGPLAASWHSNKFLNPLHDGAVLPILHLNGYKIAGPTILGRMDDATITKLFEGFGYAPLFVEGDEPALMHPQMAATLAEALDRIARIQINARTNGVTSLPNWPMIVMRSPKGWTGPKFVDGKKVEGFWRAHQVPIAEARENDAHRELLENWMRSYQPDTLFDQDGRLVAELAALAPRGDKRMGSSPYANGGRLRSALKRPDWRDHAIDVPAPGGTIGEATRTLGHYLTDVLTLNAKTRNFRIMGPDETSSNRLDAVFDVTTRMWMEPVLSYDEGLGRDGRVMEVLSEHLCQGWLEGYLLTGRHGLFNCYEAFVHIVDSMFNQHAKWLKKSRELNWRRSIGSFNYLLSSHVWRQDHNGFSHQDPGFIDHVVNKKADVVRVYLPPDANTLLRTIDHCLGTYDRINVVVAGKQPAPQWLTADEAEIHCAAGLGIWSWAGTDVDGAEPDVVMACAGDVPTIETLAAVDLLRRHLPDLRIRVVNVVDLMTLQPHEEHPHGLVDADFDAIFTRDRPVIFAYHGYPYLIHRLTYRRTNHHNVHARGFLEEGTTTTPFDMVVRNKLDRFHLAMDVIDRVPGLSGTAAHAKQAFRDKLIEHHGYVTTYGEDMPEIRDWGWPTETAVEKGGD from the coding sequence ATGACCGACGCAAGTATGGAAACACCGCCGCTCTCCCCGCAGGAAGGCGAGCTGCTCAATCGCTATTGGCATGCCGCCAACTATCTGTCCGTCGGTCAGATCTATCTTATGGACAATCCTCTGCTGCGCGAACCACTGCGCAAGGAGGACGTCAAACCGCGGCTGCTCGGCCATTGGGGGACCACGCCGGGCCTCAATTTCATCTACGTCCACCTGAACCGCATGATCAGGCAACGCGACCTGGACATCCTGTACATATGCGGACCCGGCCATGGCGGCCCCGGCATGGTCGCCAACACCTGGCTCGAGGGATCTTACACCGACATCTATCCGGCGATCACTCAGGACGCGTCGGGGATGAAGGAACTGTTCCGGCAGTTCTCCTTTCCGGGCGGGATCCCGAGCCATGCGGCTCCTGAGACTCCGGGTTCGATCCACGAAGGCGGCGAACTCGGCTATTCGCTCGTCCACGCCTACGGGGCCGCGTTCGACAATCCCGATCTCGTGGTCGCCTGCGTGATCGGCGATGGCGAGGCGGAGACCGGGCCCTTGGCCGCGTCTTGGCACAGCAACAAGTTCCTTAATCCACTTCACGATGGCGCGGTGCTGCCCATCCTCCATCTCAACGGCTACAAGATCGCGGGCCCGACGATCCTGGGTCGGATGGACGACGCGACGATCACCAAGCTGTTCGAAGGCTTCGGCTATGCGCCCTTGTTCGTGGAGGGCGACGAACCCGCACTGATGCATCCTCAGATGGCAGCCACGCTCGCCGAAGCGCTGGACCGCATCGCACGCATCCAGATTAACGCGCGGACGAACGGCGTGACCTCGCTGCCGAACTGGCCGATGATCGTGATGCGCAGCCCAAAGGGCTGGACCGGTCCGAAATTCGTGGACGGCAAGAAGGTCGAAGGCTTCTGGCGAGCGCATCAGGTCCCGATCGCCGAGGCGAGGGAGAACGACGCTCACCGCGAGTTGCTCGAGAACTGGATGCGGAGCTACCAGCCGGACACTTTGTTCGATCAGGACGGCAGGCTCGTAGCCGAACTCGCGGCTTTGGCGCCTAGAGGCGACAAGCGGATGGGGTCGTCCCCCTATGCAAACGGAGGACGGCTGCGCTCGGCGCTGAAGCGGCCCGACTGGCGCGATCATGCGATCGACGTGCCTGCGCCGGGCGGAACGATCGGCGAGGCGACCCGGACCTTGGGTCATTATCTCACCGATGTGTTGACCTTGAACGCCAAGACCCGGAACTTCCGGATCATGGGCCCCGACGAAACCAGCTCGAATCGTCTCGACGCGGTCTTCGACGTGACGACGCGCATGTGGATGGAGCCGGTGCTGTCATACGACGAAGGACTTGGTCGGGACGGTCGGGTGATGGAGGTGCTGTCCGAGCATCTCTGCCAGGGCTGGCTCGAGGGCTATCTCCTGACCGGCCGCCACGGCCTCTTCAACTGCTACGAGGCATTCGTCCACATCGTGGACTCGATGTTCAACCAGCATGCGAAGTGGTTGAAGAAGTCGCGCGAGCTCAACTGGCGTCGATCCATCGGATCATTCAACTATCTGCTGTCCAGCCACGTATGGCGCCAGGACCACAACGGCTTCAGCCATCAGGATCCCGGCTTCATTGACCACGTCGTCAACAAGAAGGCCGACGTGGTACGCGTCTATCTGCCTCCGGACGCGAACACGCTGTTGCGCACGATCGACCACTGCCTCGGCACGTACGACCGGATCAACGTCGTGGTGGCCGGCAAACAGCCGGCTCCGCAGTGGCTGACGGCGGACGAAGCCGAGATCCACTGCGCGGCGGGTCTGGGGATCTGGAGCTGGGCCGGTACGGACGTCGACGGTGCGGAACCCGACGTCGTCATGGCGTGCGCCGGCGACGTTCCCACGATCGAGACGCTCGCCGCCGTCGATCTGCTGCGCAGGCATCTGCCCGACCTCAGGATACGCGTCGTCAACGTCGTCGACCTGATGACCCTGCAACCGCACGAGGAGCATCCCCATGGGCTCGTCGATGCCGACTTCGATGCGATATTCACGCGGGATAGGCCGGTGATCTTCGCCTACCACGGCTACCCGTATCTCATCCATCGACTGACGTACCGACGCACGAACCATCACAACGTCCACGCCCGCGGATTCCTCGAGGAAGGCACCACCACCACGCCGTTCGACATGGTGGTGCGCAACAAGCTCGACCGTTTCCACCTGGCGATGGACGTCATCGATCGCGTGCCAGGGCTGTCGGGAACGGCAGCGCATGCCAAGCAGGCGTTCCGCGACAAGCTGATCGAGCATCACGGCTACGTGACAACTTACGGGGAGGACATGCCGGAGATCCGGGACTGGGGCTGGCCGACCGAGACCGCTGTGGAGAAGGGCGGTGACTGA
- a CDS encoding acetate/propionate family kinase, which translates to MTDAGGSAVLALNAGSSSVKFALFGSSDRATLPVATLRGSLTGEDTGTPHFRVSDATGAVLVDERWRNDGTAAWTERLIGWIEEHLGDAALIGVGHRVVHGGRDFVDPVRIDDEVLLRLDALTPLAPLHQPASLAPIRQLRQSRPDLPQFACFDTAFHHGLLPPVSRYPLPRALEEDGIRRYGFHGLSYEAIAAKLRRGGRCAPDERVIVAHLGSGASLCAMRNLASVDTTMGFTALDGVMMGTRPGTLDPGILLYLMQAKGYDASRIEHLLYHESGLLGVSGISSDVETLLASDAPEAREALDLFAFLIARQAAALMVTLGGVDRFVFTGGVGEHAWQIRRSVIGWLGWTGCATDEEANRSNKPVISPEGGGISVETMETDEEAIIAGHAIACLNA; encoded by the coding sequence GTGACTGACGCCGGCGGATCGGCGGTCCTGGCGTTGAACGCCGGGTCGTCGAGCGTGAAGTTCGCGCTGTTCGGCTCCTCCGACCGAGCGACGTTGCCGGTCGCTACATTGAGGGGAAGCCTCACCGGCGAGGACACCGGCACGCCGCATTTCCGGGTCTCGGACGCGACGGGTGCCGTCCTCGTCGACGAACGGTGGCGGAATGACGGAACCGCTGCCTGGACGGAGCGGCTGATAGGCTGGATCGAGGAGCATCTCGGCGACGCCGCGCTGATCGGGGTAGGTCACCGCGTGGTCCATGGCGGCCGAGACTTCGTCGATCCTGTCCGGATCGACGACGAGGTCCTCCTCCGCCTCGACGCACTGACGCCCCTGGCTCCGCTGCATCAGCCCGCCAGCTTGGCACCGATCCGCCAGCTTCGCCAATCGCGCCCCGACCTGCCGCAGTTCGCGTGCTTCGACACCGCCTTCCACCATGGACTACTTCCCCCGGTCAGCCGCTACCCCCTCCCCCGTGCGCTGGAGGAGGACGGAATACGCCGCTACGGGTTCCACGGCCTTTCCTACGAGGCCATCGCGGCCAAGCTCCGGAGAGGGGGGCGATGCGCGCCGGACGAGCGCGTGATCGTCGCCCATCTTGGAAGCGGAGCGAGCCTGTGCGCCATGCGGAACCTCGCGAGCGTCGATACGACCATGGGGTTCACCGCTCTCGACGGCGTGATGATGGGTACGCGCCCCGGTACCCTGGACCCCGGCATCCTGCTGTATCTGATGCAGGCGAAGGGCTACGACGCCTCGCGGATCGAACATCTGCTGTATCATGAAAGCGGCCTGCTCGGCGTCTCCGGCATATCTTCGGACGTCGAGACGCTGCTCGCTTCGGATGCGCCGGAAGCGCGCGAGGCGCTCGATCTGTTCGCGTTCCTGATCGCCCGCCAGGCGGCAGCGCTGATGGTCACTCTTGGGGGAGTCGATCGGTTCGTGTTCACCGGTGGGGTCGGGGAGCATGCTTGGCAGATACGGCGATCGGTCATCGGATGGCTCGGCTGGACCGGTTGCGCGACCGACGAAGAGGCGAACCGATCTAACAAACCGGTCATATCGCCGGAAGGCGGAGGAATTTCGGTCGAGACAATGGAAACCGACGAGGAGGCCATCATCGCCGGACATGCCATCGCATGCCTGAACGCCTAG
- a CDS encoding sigma-70 family RNA polymerase sigma factor — protein sequence MERLLNLEDHIPALRRYAFALLRGRDDADDLVQGSLLRAIDGMENRRGTGDLRPWLFSIMHNLFVNQWRRRRVLGAVMVDHPDADVAVAADQDAGIELHDVLRRLDRLPDDQRAVLLLVAVEGLDYASAASTLGIPIGTVMSRLSRARDRLRDAPPSDAKSVPGWRP from the coding sequence ATGGAGCGGCTGTTGAACCTGGAGGACCATATCCCCGCCCTGCGTCGCTACGCGTTCGCCCTCCTGCGCGGTCGCGACGATGCGGACGACCTGGTTCAAGGCAGCCTGTTGCGGGCGATCGACGGCATGGAAAACCGGCGTGGAACGGGAGACCTCCGCCCCTGGCTGTTTTCGATCATGCACAATCTCTTCGTGAACCAATGGCGCCGTCGGCGCGTGCTCGGAGCCGTCATGGTCGATCATCCGGATGCCGATGTAGCCGTAGCGGCGGATCAGGACGCCGGTATCGAGTTGCACGACGTTCTTCGCCGCCTAGACCGACTACCAGACGACCAGCGGGCGGTGTTGCTTCTGGTAGCGGTGGAAGGTCTGGATTACGCCAGCGCGGCATCGACGCTCGGCATCCCGATCGGAACCGTCATGTCACGCCTCAGCCGGGCGCGCGACAGGCTCCGCGACGCGCCACCTTCCGATGCCAAGAGCGTTCCGGGGTGGAGGCCATGA
- a CDS encoding zf-HC2 domain-containing protein, which produces MTEEDDSVGDDVLHAYVDGLLDARSSARVDRHLANNPEAAARVGAWQADTFALRRALAHKAAEPVPDALSPGRLSPPRRGRRSSGQAIAAGIAAAFLSGTGVGWLGRGPSEPHGLASLGQQAAVAQRVFEHDPHALDRVNGAPVLRVGFDATDRGRVVPAPDLRTAGYDLLGGRVIPTKQGSAALFIYRNHENQRIGVMVRLMIGIDTDAAMRPVPVDGATGYAWSRRGVGFSVVSGQDETRLHDIAEVVRKRTTGEGS; this is translated from the coding sequence ATGACGGAGGAGGATGACAGCGTCGGGGACGATGTTCTCCATGCCTACGTCGACGGCCTGCTGGATGCTCGATCATCGGCGCGGGTGGACCGACATCTCGCGAACAACCCGGAAGCTGCCGCTCGGGTCGGCGCCTGGCAGGCGGACACGTTCGCCCTGCGACGCGCGCTCGCCCACAAGGCAGCGGAGCCAGTCCCGGATGCGCTCTCGCCGGGAAGGCTCTCTCCTCCTCGGCGTGGTCGTCGCTCGTCCGGACAAGCCATCGCCGCTGGCATCGCAGCGGCCTTCCTGTCGGGAACCGGCGTCGGCTGGCTCGGACGGGGGCCATCGGAACCGCATGGCCTCGCCTCCCTTGGGCAGCAGGCCGCCGTAGCGCAGCGGGTGTTCGAGCATGATCCCCATGCACTTGATAGGGTGAACGGCGCTCCGGTGCTGCGCGTGGGGTTCGACGCGACCGATCGGGGCCGGGTCGTGCCGGCTCCGGATCTTCGGACGGCCGGCTACGACCTGCTGGGCGGCCGCGTGATCCCGACCAAGCAGGGATCGGCCGCGCTCTTCATCTACAGGAACCATGAGAATCAACGGATCGGCGTGATGGTTCGGTTGATGATCGGCATCGACACGGATGCAGCGATGAGACCGGTGCCCGTGGACGGGGCGACGGGATATGCCTGGTCGCGACGCGGCGTCGGGTTCAGCGTCGTATCCGGGCAGGACGAAACCAGGCTGCACGACATCGCGGAGGTCGTGCGGAAGAGAACCACGGGCGAAGGCTCATAG
- a CDS encoding alpha/beta hydrolase encodes MTYDDQEIPVSMSRRAFGSLAGLAAAGLAVPGIAGAAPLATADNVVLVHGLFADGSSWSEVIPLLQARGLNVTSVQNPLTTLEDAVAETRKVLARQNGLTVLVGHSFSGMIVSEAGVDPGVSAVVYVAARAPDAGEDYAALAKRFPTPPASAGIVFDGDEGRLTEEAFLRDFGGDLPPARARALYAVQQPFHKALLTGKTTQAAWRSKPSFYAVSTDDRTINPDLERYMAKRMGAKTIELKASHLSLISHPKEIAKLVLEASGRK; translated from the coding sequence ATGACCTACGATGATCAGGAAATACCAGTAAGCATGAGCCGCCGAGCGTTCGGCTCGCTAGCTGGTTTGGCCGCTGCGGGTCTGGCCGTGCCGGGGATTGCGGGAGCCGCGCCTCTTGCGACGGCAGACAACGTGGTCCTCGTCCATGGGCTCTTCGCCGATGGATCGAGCTGGTCCGAAGTGATTCCGCTCCTTCAGGCAAGGGGTCTGAACGTCACGTCCGTGCAGAACCCCCTCACCACTCTGGAGGATGCCGTCGCGGAGACGCGCAAGGTGCTCGCCCGCCAGAATGGACTGACCGTCCTCGTAGGCCACTCCTTCTCCGGGATGATCGTTTCCGAAGCGGGGGTCGACCCGGGCGTTTCGGCCGTCGTCTATGTCGCCGCACGTGCACCGGACGCAGGAGAGGACTACGCGGCGCTTGCCAAGCGGTTTCCGACGCCGCCCGCCTCGGCCGGGATCGTCTTCGACGGTGACGAAGGGCGCCTCACCGAAGAAGCGTTCCTTCGCGATTTCGGAGGGGATCTTCCGCCAGCAAGAGCAAGGGCGCTGTACGCCGTCCAGCAGCCGTTCCACAAAGCGCTTCTGACGGGCAAGACGACGCAGGCGGCTTGGCGTTCGAAGCCCAGCTTCTACGCGGTTTCAACGGATGACCGGACGATCAACCCCGATCTGGAGCGCTACATGGCCAAACGGATGGGCGCGAAGACCATCGAACTGAAAGCGAGCCATCTTTCTCTTATTTCGCACCCCAAGGAGATCGCCAAGCTCGTTCTCGAAGCTTCCGGGCGGAAATAA
- a CDS encoding CGNR zinc finger domain-containing protein: MRYLLYVFTGNIKGTGMPEHREGTPTELRDLESFLWCDFDTTAAWRKWSEQRRFDSHAAEASFKEAGEVQRALRQLEASNNGITASADVSKAMTTLNHAIEQHALRPRITADGVRMHAGPGDAVGHVLQIAIQAMTTCAWPRFKLCRDPACRASFFDASKNGSKIWCSMELCGSRNKMRRHRGKAAPPTQDVV, encoded by the coding sequence ATGCGTTACCTCCTATATGTCTTTACCGGTAACATCAAGGGAACAGGAATGCCCGAACATCGCGAAGGAACCCCGACCGAACTGCGCGACCTCGAATCCTTCCTGTGGTGCGACTTCGATACGACCGCAGCGTGGCGGAAATGGTCAGAGCAGCGACGCTTCGACAGCCATGCTGCGGAGGCGAGTTTCAAGGAAGCTGGCGAGGTCCAGAGGGCGCTTCGCCAGCTTGAGGCATCGAACAACGGCATCACAGCTTCTGCGGATGTTTCGAAGGCCATGACCACGCTCAACCATGCGATCGAGCAACACGCGCTGAGGCCAAGAATCACGGCGGATGGCGTTCGAATGCATGCCGGTCCAGGCGACGCCGTCGGGCATGTTCTTCAGATCGCCATCCAGGCGATGACGACGTGCGCATGGCCCCGCTTCAAACTATGTCGGGACCCGGCATGCCGGGCTTCCTTCTTCGATGCCTCGAAGAACGGCAGCAAGATCTGGTGCTCGATGGAGCTCTGCGGGAGCCGCAACAAGATGCGGCGGCACCGGGGGAAGGCTGCCCCCCCGACGCAGGACGTTGTCTAA
- a CDS encoding epoxide hydrolase family protein: MIVPFEIPFDQDMTDDLRRRLASVRWNDAVTTDWSQGTQSSFLAALMGHWRDHYDWRDHSAVLNRLPHRRATIDGYGVHALHFRGQGARPIPLLLMNGWPSSFVEYQRLVPLLTAGDPSFDIVIPTHPGFGYSDKPSRPYQIEPAELYPKLMTALGYDRFFVAGTDVGSGVATRIALLHPDRVLALHVSAVAPKPDRAGDRPATEAQADYARRAAIWSKDEGGYQAIQSSKPQTLSYGLADSPVGLASWIVEKFHGWTDCGGDLLSVWPMETLIDNLMIYWATNTIGSSVRYYYDGTRLRPPLRADDFVRAPTAVAMWPQDLALAPRELAERLYNVRRYTIMPKGGHFPAWEAPDLYADDLRCHAIDSIA; the protein is encoded by the coding sequence ATGATCGTACCATTCGAGATACCGTTCGATCAGGACATGACGGATGATCTCCGCCGTCGACTTGCATCCGTGCGATGGAACGACGCCGTGACGACGGACTGGAGTCAGGGAACGCAGAGCAGCTTTCTTGCCGCACTAATGGGACACTGGCGGGATCACTACGACTGGCGAGATCACTCGGCAGTCCTCAACCGGCTGCCACATCGTCGCGCGACGATCGATGGGTATGGCGTACACGCTCTGCATTTTCGCGGCCAAGGTGCCCGGCCCATCCCGTTGCTGCTGATGAACGGTTGGCCTTCCAGCTTCGTCGAATATCAGCGCCTCGTGCCGCTGCTCACTGCCGGCGATCCCTCGTTCGACATCGTAATTCCGACGCACCCAGGCTTCGGCTACTCGGACAAGCCTAGTCGTCCCTACCAGATCGAGCCGGCCGAACTCTACCCGAAGCTGATGACGGCACTGGGCTACGATCGTTTCTTCGTAGCCGGTACGGATGTCGGATCGGGTGTGGCGACGCGGATCGCGCTCCTCCATCCCGACCGCGTTCTCGCTCTTCACGTTTCCGCGGTCGCGCCCAAACCCGATCGAGCCGGCGATCGACCCGCGACCGAAGCCCAAGCGGACTATGCACGTCGAGCTGCGATCTGGAGCAAGGACGAAGGCGGGTATCAGGCGATCCAGAGCTCTAAGCCACAGACGCTCTCCTACGGCCTTGCCGACTCGCCGGTCGGACTGGCGAGCTGGATCGTAGAGAAGTTTCACGGCTGGACGGACTGCGGCGGGGATCTGCTCTCGGTCTGGCCGATGGAGACGTTGATCGACAACCTGATGATCTACTGGGCGACCAACACGATCGGATCTTCGGTGCGATACTATTACGACGGCACGCGGCTTCGCCCACCGCTGAGGGCGGACGACTTCGTCCGTGCACCCACGGCAGTGGCGATGTGGCCGCAAGATCTCGCACTTGCCCCGCGCGAACTCGCCGAGCGCCTCTACAACGTCCGCCGCTACACCATCATGCCCAAGGGAGGACACTTTCCGGCTTGGGAAGCTCCTGATCTATACGCGGACGATCTTCGCTGCCACGCCATCGACAGCATAGCCTGA